One stretch of Candidatus Eisenbacteria bacterium DNA includes these proteins:
- a CDS encoding 3-deoxy-D-manno-octulosonic acid transferase: SEGREAPMKVSCPGAKTYTTNFRDTTLVCPMFFLYNILSIIVLPFYLSLSALRGRLNRDELRERLGIVGKKAEGRRLVWIHGASVGEMSACVPLVREIRKRFPGIGVVVSSMTRAGKTAAAEKIPGAGEVFLAPLDASLCTETALRRISPDAVIVLETELWPNLLRSASKAHVKCAIANGRLSERSAGRYRFLRPVLKPILAGMDAVIVQTDDDMERFLRLGAVRERTKVLGNMKDDMNTPGEIPPDEKALLRESLGLGSKRRVVVAGSTRPGEEEEIVAAFEKVRGEFPETLLVLAPRHMKRVKEVERILSNSGLSFRKRTVPDSRDASQVNVVLLDTVGELRKFFSAADISFVGGTIKPYGGHNVIEPAALGIPVSFGPNFEKCKDAALALIESGGGKVGRDGIELGDIWLGWMRDKSKRTTAGKHAVRTVLGRMGASERTVSFLAERGVLR; encoded by the coding sequence CTCTCCCTCTCGGCCCTGAGGGGAAGGCTAAACAGGGACGAGCTCAGGGAGCGTCTTGGCATTGTGGGAAAAAAGGCAGAGGGAAGACGTCTGGTCTGGATACACGGCGCTTCAGTCGGGGAGATGTCGGCGTGCGTCCCTCTTGTCAGGGAAATAAGAAAGAGGTTCCCGGGGATTGGCGTGGTTGTGTCGTCAATGACAAGAGCAGGTAAGACAGCGGCCGCCGAAAAGATTCCAGGGGCCGGAGAGGTCTTCCTCGCTCCACTCGATGCATCTCTTTGTACGGAGACCGCACTGAGGAGGATTTCTCCCGATGCTGTCATCGTTCTCGAAACAGAGCTTTGGCCGAACCTTCTCCGGTCTGCAAGCAAAGCGCACGTAAAGTGTGCGATAGCAAATGGAAGACTTTCCGAGAGGAGTGCCGGGCGCTACCGGTTCTTGAGGCCGGTTCTGAAGCCGATCCTTGCAGGAATGGATGCAGTCATTGTTCAGACAGATGATGACATGGAGAGGTTCTTGCGCCTGGGTGCGGTAAGGGAAAGAACGAAAGTCCTGGGGAACATGAAGGATGATATGAACACGCCGGGAGAGATTCCGCCTGACGAGAAGGCGCTGCTCAGAGAATCACTCGGTCTTGGCTCAAAGAGAAGAGTCGTCGTTGCGGGAAGCACAAGGCCCGGTGAAGAAGAGGAGATAGTCGCCGCATTTGAGAAAGTGCGGGGAGAGTTTCCGGAGACCCTTCTCGTTCTCGCCCCCCGCCATATGAAAAGGGTGAAGGAAGTCGAAAGGATTCTCTCCAACTCCGGGCTGAGTTTCAGAAAAAGGACTGTGCCGGATTCGCGTGACGCCTCACAGGTTAACGTCGTCCTTCTGGATACTGTTGGTGAGCTCAGGAAGTTTTTCTCAGCGGCTGATATTTCATTTGTCGGCGGGACTATCAAGCCGTATGGAGGCCACAATGTCATTGAGCCGGCGGCCCTTGGAATTCCCGTGAGTTTCGGCCCGAATTTCGAAAAGTGCAAGGATGCGGCTCTTGCTCTGATAGAATCCGGCGGCGGGAAAGTCGGCAGAGACGGGATCGAGCTGGGTGACATCTGGCTTGGATGGATGCGCGATAAGAGTAAGAGAACGACGGCCGGGAAACATGCCGTCAGAACAGTTCTCGGCAGAATGGGCGCCTCGGAGAGGACTGTCTCCTTTCTTGCCGAGCGAGGAGTCCTCCGGTGA
- the lpxK gene encoding tetraacyldisaccharide 4'-kinase: protein MSTGKTNPLFLPLSIVYLAGVEVRLILFRLGVLRRSSAPGPVISVGNLTAGGTGKTVVVEKVARLLAAMGAKPAVLTRGYGRSSRSTVAILGGKEDGEEPGFQVAGDEPLLLSQKLHDVPVVVGKRRVRSAFLASRTFGSKAFVLDDGFQHISLKRDLDIVLIDSAEFREMKYLLPAGPMRERWSSLGRAGLVVLTKTDEGERDILQRLKKRLPPGVPVLSETHRAVAVKFPWSGRVEGVEFLNGKNVIALSGIGRPSSFERLISRHGARVLHSLRYPDHHSYSKKDLKDAFLLQADKGASFVVTTEKDEKRIPFLPEYGKSLGVVVIEADFGGDEEKLKGCIEKAAGPILTAGRKTG, encoded by the coding sequence ATGTCTACTGGAAAGACAAACCCGCTCTTCCTGCCTCTTTCGATTGTCTATCTTGCCGGCGTTGAGGTCCGGCTAATTCTTTTCAGGCTTGGCGTCCTGAGAAGGAGCTCGGCCCCAGGACCTGTAATAAGTGTCGGCAACCTTACGGCGGGCGGTACCGGAAAGACCGTCGTGGTTGAGAAAGTTGCCCGGCTCCTGGCTGCAATGGGTGCAAAGCCCGCTGTCCTGACCAGAGGATACGGCCGGAGTTCGAGATCAACTGTGGCAATCCTCGGAGGGAAAGAAGATGGGGAAGAGCCTGGTTTTCAGGTCGCGGGCGACGAACCTCTTCTCCTCTCGCAGAAGCTTCACGATGTGCCCGTTGTCGTCGGGAAGAGGAGAGTCAGGTCTGCTTTCCTGGCGTCCCGGACATTCGGCTCGAAGGCCTTCGTCCTGGATGACGGTTTTCAACACATTTCCCTCAAGAGGGACCTGGACATTGTTCTCATTGATTCCGCAGAGTTCCGGGAAATGAAATATCTTCTGCCCGCAGGTCCAATGAGAGAACGGTGGAGCTCACTTGGGAGAGCCGGCCTTGTCGTGCTGACAAAGACTGATGAGGGTGAAAGAGATATTCTTCAGAGATTGAAGAAGAGATTGCCGCCCGGTGTACCTGTTCTGAGCGAGACTCACAGAGCAGTGGCAGTCAAGTTTCCCTGGAGCGGGAGAGTTGAGGGCGTTGAATTCCTCAACGGAAAGAACGTCATCGCTCTTTCCGGAATCGGAAGGCCTTCGTCCTTTGAGAGACTCATCTCCCGGCACGGAGCAAGGGTTCTTCATTCTCTCAGATATCCGGATCACCACTCCTACTCGAAGAAAGATCTGAAGGATGCCTTCCTCCTGCAAGCTGACAAAGGGGCGTCTTTTGTCGTGACTACCGAAAAGGATGAGAAGAGGATTCCGTTTCTGCCGGAATACGGTAAGAGCCTTGGGGTGGTTGT